The genomic window GCCGGCTGCCCCAGGCCGGCACCTGCCCGGCCCTGCCGCCGGTACCCGAGGTGCAGCCGCTCAAGGCCGCGCAGGACATCCGCATCCCCTTCCAGTCGGCCCAGGCGCACGTGCTCATCGGCCAGCCCGGCTACAAGCGCGACGACCCGGCCTTCTTCGCGCTGCTGGTGGGCAACCACATCCTGGGCGGCGGCGGCTTCAGCTCGCGGCTGATGAACGAGGTGCGCGAGCAGCGCGGTCTGACCTACGGCGTGTACAGCAGCTTCTCGCCCGGGCTGAACGCCGGGGCCTTCGCCATCAGCCTGCAGACGCGCCCCGACCAGGCCGACCAGGCCCTGGCCGTGACGCGCCAGGTGCTCGACGGCTTCGTTGCCCAGGGCCCCACCGCCGCCGAGCTGAAGGCCGCGCAGGACAACCTGGTCGGCGGCTTTGCCCTGCGCCTGGACAGCAACCGCAAGCTGCTGGGCAACCTGGCCAACATCGCCTGGAACGGCCTGCCGCTGGACTACCTGGAGCACTGGGGCGAGCGCGTCGGTGCCGTCACGCTGGACGACATCCGGACGGCGTTTCAGCGCGTGCTGCAGCCCGAGCGCATGGTGACGGTGGTCGTCGGCGCGAAGCCCTGAACAGGCGTCCGATGCGGCGGCCCGGCCGGGCCGCCGCATGAGGCCCTGACGCCGGCAGGGGCGGGCGGTTGGCGGACAGGAGTATGATTTTGATAATCATTCTCATTCGCCTTGATCATGACCCTGACGCGCGCTCTTATCACCGCACTGGCCGGCATGGCCCTGGCCGCCTCGGCGCTGGCGGCCGAATACCCCATCGGCAAGCCCCGCAGCGTGAACGGGCTGGAGGTGGGTGCCGTCTACCTGCAGCCCATCGAGATGGACCCGCCGGGCATGATGCGCGCGGCCCGGGACTCCGACATTCACCTGGAGGCCGACATCCACGCCACGGCCGACAACAAGAACGGCCTGGCCGAAGGCGCCTGGGCGCCGTATCTGAGCGTGCGCTACACGCTGCAAAAGCAGGGCAGCGACAAGCCGGCGCAGGGCGAGCTGATGCCCATGGTGGCCAACGACGGGCCGCACTACGGCGACAACGTCAAGCTGCAGGGGCCGGGCAAGTACAGGCTGACGCTGAGCATCGCCGCGCCCAGCCAGCACTTCGGCCGCCACGTGGACAAGGAAACCGGCGTGGCGCCGTGGTTCAAGCCGTTCGAGGTGCAGTACGACTTCGTCTACGCGGGCACGGGCAAGAAAGGCGGGTATTGACATGCGCCGAGTCTGGGGACTGCTGGCCGTGGCGGCGGCCTGCCTGATGCCACTGTCGGCCGCACGCGCCGAGCTGCCCACGCACACGCTGACCTTCACCGCCGACGGCCGCTTCGACCCGCCCCGGCTGGAGGTGGCGCCGGGGCGCTTCAAGATCGTGCTGGTCAACCAGAGCACGCAGGCGATGGAGTTCGAGAGCCTGCCGCTGCGCGTCGAAAAAGTGCTGGCGCCGGGCGTCACCTCGTTCGTCGTGCTCACGCTGTCGCGGCCGGGC from Burkholderiaceae bacterium includes these protein-coding regions:
- a CDS encoding iron transporter, coding for MTLTRALITALAGMALAASALAAEYPIGKPRSVNGLEVGAVYLQPIEMDPPGMMRAARDSDIHLEADIHATADNKNGLAEGAWAPYLSVRYTLQKQGSDKPAQGELMPMVANDGPHYGDNVKLQGPGKYRLTLSIAAPSQHFGRHVDKETGVAPWFKPFEVQYDFVYAGTGKKGGY
- a CDS encoding cupredoxin domain-containing protein; this translates as MRRVWGLLAVAAACLMPLSAARAELPTHTLTFTADGRFDPPRLEVAPGRFKIVLVNQSTQAMEFESLPLRVEKVLAPGVTSFVVLTLSRPGEYPFFDDFHPQAKGMLVVKGQ